In Daucus carota subsp. sativus chromosome 4, DH1 v3.0, whole genome shotgun sequence, one DNA window encodes the following:
- the LOC108215797 gene encoding putative disease resistance RPP13-like protein 3 isoform X2, producing the protein MVDAIVSFAIEKLDDFLSRQVNTRVGVTDGVRWLKDELAYLQSSVRDAEARQELDHRIRQWINNIKEVANDAVIILERFSALEEDHAATKQGGMDRRLLSLICLCKKEASLYDIGKEIESLKRRVVEIKNRREEYGIANMLATLRGQQRKMSVLLRTTAIENQVDVVGFEDDFRALLAELMGEDSSLKIIAIHGMGGLGKTTLANKLYHSSELGHFKIRAKVCVSQEYNIGDVLRRIIRSFMGHDLDLWKMDEVDLLQHLRKLLDGGSYLVLIDDIWDLEAWEMIKKAFPDKKNGSRIIITTRNKNVAQRVDDRCLVHELRFLREDESWQLFCKRVEPAQNLEKLGKDMVGKCQGLPLAIVVLSGLLLHKKNYDDWSKVRDHIWRQLKGNSVEIQEILSLSYNDLSFQTRQCFLYLARFPEDQTFRVHKLKQIWIAEEFISEADEGDGIVMEDVAEDNLNELINRNMIQIVTLLWDGQVRECRVHDLVHDLAVQKAKEEKFLAIFDSSKQQPSSLLQGQPRHTINNGIGKYLESLGPSPDDLKLRSLALIYGTRRVELEEVKLVCMRFKYIKVLDMLSVSSRWIPEEIGDLVLLKFLGLMHGISEPLVIPPTIEAS; encoded by the coding sequence ATGGTTGATGCAATTGTTTCCTTTGCCATCGAAAAACTTGATGATTTTCTTTCTAGACAAGTCAACACTAGAGTAGGAGTTACAGATGGCGTGAGGTGGCTAAAAGATGAACTGGCCTACCTGCAATCTTCTGTAAGAGATGCAGAAGCAAGACAAGAACTGGATCACCGGATCCGACAATGGATAAACAACATTAAAGAGGTGGCTAATGATGCTGTCATCATCCTGGAGAGGTTTAGCGCCCTTGAAGAAGATCATGCAGCTACGAAACAAGGTGGTATGGATCGTCGTCTGTTGAGTCTTATTTGCCTGTGCAAGAAAGAAGCTAGCCTTTATGATATTGGCAAGGAGATCGAGTCACTTAAGAGAAGAGTTGTTGAGATCAAGAACAGGCGAGAAGAGTATGGTATTGCCAACATGTTAGCCACTCTGAGGGGGCAACAGAGAAAGATGTCGGTATTGCTAAGAACAACTGCCATTGAAAACCAGGTAGATGTGGTTGGTTTTGAGGATGATTTCAGGGCTTTGTTGGCCGAGCTCATGGGAGAGGATTCCTCGCTTAAAATAATTGCAATTCATGGAATGGGGGGTTTGGGGAAGACCACACTTGCGAATAAGCTTTACCACTCTAGCGAATTAGGCCATTTCAAGATTCGTGCTAAGGTTTGTGTCTCCCAGGAATATAACATTGGAGATGTCCTGAGGAGAATTATAAGATCTTTTATGGGACATGACTTGGATTTGTGGAAGATGGATGAGGTTGACTTGCTGCAACACCTGCGAAAGCTACTAGATGGAGGTAGCTACTTAGTTCTGATTGATGATATATGGGATCTAGAGGCGTGGGAAATGATTAAGAAAGCTTTTCCAGACAAAAAGAATGGAAGTAGGATAATCATAACCACGAGAAACAAAAACGTTGCACAGAGAGTAGATGACAGATGTCTAGTCCATGAGCTTCGTTTTCTGAGGGAGGATGAAAGCTGGCAATTATTCTGTAAGAGAGTAGAACCAGCTCAGAATCTGGAGAAGTTAGGAAAGGATATGGTAGGTAAATGTCAAGGTTTGCCACTTGCAATTGTGGTACTAAGCGGGCTATTATTGCACAAGAAGAACTACGACGATTGGTCAAAGGTGAGAGATCATATTTGGAGACAGTTGAAGGGAAACTCAGTGGAGATTCAAGAGATACTAAGCTTGAGTTACAATGACCTTTCTTTCCAGACCAGACAATGTTTTTTATACCTTGCAAGGTTCCCTGAAGACCAGACTTTTCGAGTTCACAAGTTGAAGCAAATATGGATTGCAGAGGAATTTATTTCAGAAGCTGATGAAGGAGATGGAATAGTCATGGAGGATGTGGCTGAGGATAATCTGAACGAGCTAATTAACCGCAATATGATTCAGATTGTAACATTGTTGTGGGATGGACAAGTTCGGGAGTGCAGGGTCCATGATCTTGTACATGACCTTGCCGTACAGAAGGCCAAAGAGGAGAAGTTTTTGGCTATTTTTGACTCAAGTAAACAACAACCAAGCTCTTTGTTGCAAGGACAACCACGGCATACCATAAATAATGGAATTGGTAAATATTTGGAATCACTTGGACCGAGCCCTGATGATTTAAAGCTGCGTTCATTAGCACTGATTTATGGAACTAGACGTGTCGAGTTAGAAGAAGTCAAGTTGGTGTGCATGAGATTTAAATATATCAAGGTGCTAGATATGTTAAGTGTATCATCACGCTGGATACCAGAAGAAATTGGGGATTTGGTTCTCCTAAAGTTCTTAGGATTAATGCATGGGATTTCTGAACCTTTGGTAATTCCTCCAACTATAG